The sequence CAGGAGCATTACACTTGGGAGCCTTATTGGAATCAATAACATTCTAGAGCTATCAAGAAGATCACTGAGGGGAAGAAAAACTGATCAGGTCTGTAAAGACAGGAAGAGCAACAACTCCACCAAGTTCAGATTGTGTTTTTTCTCTCTATGTTCCAGGGACAGTACAGATGGTGAGAATGTGAACAAAAACAACCATCCTCCATCTCTTGGTCACTTCCTTGCAGTGGAGAGAAGAGCAGCCAATGAAAATTATAGAGAAAACCCACCAATTTATGGACCAGATGATGAGGTTGCTTTAGCTGATCATCAGCCTGCTACACAACCCAACTCACTGTTTGTTGATGGTCAAGTTGCTCCTCCTCAATCTAGTCCATGGCTTGGTTCAGACCATGTTGACCAGAGAAAACCAGTTCTGTTTTCATGTATGTGTGGTGGGCAACTCTCCCAGTGACCAAAGAATATATTCATGTTTCtctcggtttttttttttggggggtctTAATCAGAATTTCATGTTATTGGAAGACATAAAGAGGTCAATTGACAATTCCAGTGCAGCCATTGCAGTTTAAGCAAAATGTATCACATTAAGCAAATTTTCATACCAGTAGCTAGCATTTGGTTAATAAATCTCCTTCTGTGATATGTGTGTTAGTATAAAGATGCAAACGTTCATGATTCCAAAAGGATGGTGACAAAGATCCACGCCTGCTGGGGCCAAACTCTGCTGGTATCCTAGGTACCATACCCTACCTATTGACTATATGGCTCGAGATTAGGGGAACAAGAAACTTTTTGTGTATACTATTCAATCTTTCCCAAATTTACCACCAATAGGATCTCTCCTTCCACACTTGTAGAGAGCATCTTCAATACTTTTATGCTAGCGCAAATGGCTCAAAATTATCATAGGGTTGAAAAAGGGAGCTAAATTATTGGTACTTCAAAGAGGTTATCATGTCTTTCTCttgtaaaattataaataaataaataagtatatatatataaaacagtttttaaataaaaaattactcGTTTGTGGATTCAACATTCTCTAGtttacctaaaaaatagagacatGTACATGTGGTATATTTGATACTTTAAGGGAAGTGTTATTCGAGCACCCTTATATCACTTTTGCAACCAGAAGCGCAAAAATGTAAAAGCATGAAAGGCGTGCGAAAGTATAAGAGCATGGAAGGCGTACTCACATTTTAAAGGCGTATTTGATAACCCTGATAATTTCTCCTACTTTAACCACAATTCAATCAAATGTAATACTCAATTCATTCTACATCAATGTAAACCGAGGATTGCTACTTCAAATGTGACACATCCTTCTACGTACACGTAAACTCCTAAGAAGAAATACCTAAAGATAGACTCACTTGTTTCGGAATCTAAAAGGGACCCCGCATGGATAAGTGGAAAAAACACTTGAAGCAAAGCAAGTCAATAGCAATGTCTACATCAGTTGAGAAGAGATCTTTATACCGTCCTTACATGCATAATTTGTGAGCATCATGCAACTGACATATGGAGAAAAAACCAACCATATGGGCCATACCAATCTGGTACTTGGTTCTTTATATCCAAGGAAAAAGGCTGGGCAATCTAACCCCACACAGTTAAGTGGGCCTTTGCTTATCTCTTGGCTTTTCACACACTCACAAGCCTAACTTGTATTCTTTTGAGTCGACATCTTGTCAGGTAGTGTTTCCCTGTTGACCCACCCAACTGTCCTTGTTGGTGATCAAGCTGACTTGTCGACATTCATAATTTGATTTTGGAATCATACGACCAGTAAACGGACACAATCACATGAAATCCATCGGCCAAGgacttttattatttatttgtaatttttgtatCACATCATCCCATTTGTATACACAAACAAACtacagaaaaataatttaaaatttccagcaaaaacaataaatttaatattacaTTTCTCACAAGGAAAGAGAAGGGCTTTGATTAGGATCAAAAGCACAACATATCCTTGACTCTTTCCAAGGGTCTTTTTTTGACTGTCTTTCTAGGTAGAGCAGCCATTCAAGAATGTTGAATTCTACCtttgaacaagaaaaaaaatttcttccacttttttgtcttttcttttttctttttccttcccaATTCAGATATCTAACAGACTCTCAAATCACCAACTAATAAGATCCTTGAATCTCAAATTTAACATGACCAACATAACTAATCCAACCAATGCCTGCAACTCACTTCTTTGCTTATTTCCCAAAACTACATACCAAATGGATTTTTATCTGTACATACCAAATGGGTCAACCGCCAACAGCAGCCTCttgaatttttctctctttcactTACATGAAAGAAAATCCTCAAATCACACATAGATTCTTTTTCTGGTTGCCAAATGCCTCCAAGCATCAAGGCTTGTCAACCCATTCATTCTCAGTAAGAATCCTTCCTGAGCCACGGACACCCATCTTTCCAAAAGAACCCAATGCCGATAACCCCTTGAAACTGCTGCTGCCCTCACTGAAGTTTCGGGACCTCCTTGCCTTTCTTAGCTTGGAGGAATTGTTATCTCCGGTGTCATTATCAGCATCATCATAAATTTTAATCTTTGCAACTACCAGACGGGCAATGGTGCTTCGACAAAACGGGCAAACTGGTGGTGTTACACATAATGTTGTTGGGTTAGGCTTGTTATGGCAGCAGAGGGCTAGAGTGCATTGTGCACACATTTGGTGGCCACAATTCTGGACTTCAATTGTACACACCTGCTCAAAGCATATGCAGCATAGATCTAAATCGCTTTCCTGCAATAAAACAATGTCCCAATGAATACTTTGGTCCCATGCATCAAACAATATGATAAATATGAGTATACAGTTCACATGACTGCTGAAAACATGTCTCCTTCTCACCTGCTCAATTCTAAAACGTTAAGAAAAATTTACTGAGGCACAGCCTACACTAGTAAAGATGCAATTATGCAGCCACATCAAAATCTAAAGCCTTTACTTGGGGACCGGAGCCAAGGAAAGCATACCAAGCAAAGACAAAATAGTACAGTGTCCAAAGTTAGGATTCAGAGAACTATTATTGAGACTCATGGTCCAAATCACAGGTATGGGAAATAAAGCTCATGAGTTTGAACATTTTCAGTCAGTTTGGATTCTGGGgttcagaaacaaaaaatttaaatttagagAGCAAGATGATttttctgccaaaaaaaaaagagcaaggtaattcaaaaacattttaaaattttctgtCTGAACTATTCAACCAAGTTCATTGATTCCCTCTTTAGGAAACATTAAAAGGAGAATCCAGCATCATGTCAATTATAATTAGAAACTAGCCCCCACACATGTATGACTCTGTGAGACGGGACACCATCTTTTGAGTAGTTATAAATTAGTGATTATTTTGTATTGTCTTAGACAAgtaggaaaataaaatactacaCTGGGTCGGTAGATGcaaatcaaattcttttttataatagaGTAGTATTGAGAAAGTTCAGTAAATTATAGACACCTGGATGGGTTAAAGTGGGTGAAACCCACTATAAGCTCCTACTTTATATAATAGGATATACATCTAACTTAAATatgaagaaagagaggagggCAGGAAATTACCACAGACAGATTGTCATCCATCCCAACATCAGAATGTGATGGAGATGGAAGCGAATAAGCAGTTCCTTTCAAGATGttcttctccctctccctGTTTGCCTCCATTAAGGCCTGTTCTAGCAGAGCTTTTGCCTCCTGATTAAGCTCACTAATAAACTTCAGCGGTGCTGGCCACACAAGAGGCTCAGCTGATGAAGGATTTAGCATTGCTGCACAAGCTCCATGTTTGTGTTTCAAAGCAACTATATATGGTATTCTCCTGCATATACACAAGCATATATCATATAATAAGCTCAAGTGGAATTTCTAAAATAAAGTCAAGGGATATGATCATCAGTTCAGGTTCTCttgaacaaaattaaataaatatacaaggCACACCATTCATTCACATGAACATTGAACAGCTCTACTGGCAtcatgaaaaaatttcaaaacatgcATACTAAGAATGTGTTGCATAAGTGTTAACACAATGGTTATTACATGAGACGATATAAACATCGCTTACACAAAAGGGATCCATGTATGTTATAAAATTTGGTTATCAAATATAGAAGGAAACGAAAGTATACTCAAAcatagaaggaaaataaattataccCGGATGAATCTCTTTGAATACGATCTGCACCCCATGCCAACAATGCACGTATGCAATCCAGAGATCCCCCTCTAGCAGCCAAATGAAGTGGAGTGCTCGCAGGACAGctgtaaacaaaaatttatcaatCTACAGAACAAAATCAACGCCGTAGATGAATCAGGATTAAGAAATTTAGTAGAATTCATACCAATATCCACCAGTTGCAGCACAAACAAGAGCTCCGTTGTCTAACAGAATATGTACACATTCAGGCCTACTTCGACGGGCTGCCAAATGCAATGGTGTTGCTCCCCGGCCATCTCTAATATTCACAAATCGTGAAAATCCCCTGATATTCAGTCCAATATATCATGGTATCAATAAGTATTTAGCCCCATCAATCAAAGAGAAGACGAAATCACTCGGTAGAGCAAAAAGGAGACCAACCAAGAAACAGCAACAGGACTTGAATGAGCAGAAGAAATAATAGCTTGAAGGCAATCAGAATGACCATAGTAAGCAGCATAATGCAAGCAGGTTCGTCCATGAAGGGAATCAAACATTAAGACCTGACAAAATAACCGACATTAATTTCTTAGTTCATATttcgaaaagaaaatttgcaaatctaaaataaacaaaaggcttgttatcacaaaacgtccctaaggtttacgaaactatcagattgcatccttaatgtttttttgtgtcacttatggtcctcaaggttagtatgtgcaatcacaaatggtccctgccgttaggttctgtcagaaactctgttagtttgctgacttagcatacatatatatcacaaaacatccctgaggtttacacacttatcacaaatggtccctatgaattttttttttttaaaatttaaaattcataaaattttggttttctttttaaaattatttataaatgaaaaaattatttataaatgaaaaaacaatttatagaaggattttaatcttgaggaccatttatgaaccctaaacctttagtttttttttcatttttaaattttatgaattttaaattattttttaaaaacttcattagtttgttgatgtggcatatatatggagccaacatctacaataatatagtgtcacatgtatttaaaatttaatatatttttaaaaataattataattcataaaattttaaaaagaaaacaaaaatgttatgaattttaaatttaaaaaattaaaaaatttcataaggaccatttgtgataggtctgtgaacctcaaggatgttttgtgatatacatatatgtcacgtcagcaaactaacagaatTTTTGACAAAACCTAACggtagggaccatttgtgatcatgcatactaaccttgaggaccacgaatgacaaaaaaaaacattaaggatgcaatctgatagtttcataaaccttagggacgttttgtgataataagcctaaaCAAAAAGTTGGGATATTAACATACATTTGCTCCGGCTTCAAGAAGCTTTTCTACGCACGAGATCTTGCCATGCATTGCAGCCAACATAAGTGGAGTCTGAACCATTTCCAATCAACAAGACAAGAAGACAATTAGAAGAAGCAAAAACAGAACACCGAAGATCAAACATTTCCCAATCAATAAACCTACACATTCATAGccaaaaagtaattaaatttaCCTGCTTGTGACGATTCAACGCATCTGGATTTACAGATCGTTCTAAGAGCATAGAAAGAATCTGCCAatcagacccaaaaaagaaaaaaaatcatcaaaaatcCAACattcaaaaacaacaaaaagattCCACAATACAAAAAACTGAATTCCctccaagaaacaaaaacccatttgccccaaatccaaaaaaaaaaaaacttgaaacaaTCAATGAAATTCCAATGAAACAAAAGAACCCACCTCGATCTGGCCATTAGCAGCAGCAATATGAAGAGCAGAGTGGCGGTCATAGACAGTCGAGTGGCGCAAGAGAGttggctctctctctagcAAAGCTTCCACGGTGTCCAATTCCCCAAACTGCACGGCACGGAAGAGCCCATGTTCATCACTCTGTCTGCAACTCAGCCCCTGAcccatctctccctctctctctgtctctctctctctctctctctctctctctctctctgtgtgtttctctctctgtttctctctctgaCCCAATTAATGAGTCAATGGACGCCCTTCATTCACCTCTATGCTGAGCCACCTTCAGCAGAAGGCAGAAGGTGGTGGCTTCCATCGCTCTCCGAATAGAAAGGTTTACATTTATGTATTTCCAAgtccagagagagagagagagaccattGAAGTTTGGAGCTGCCCCAAAGCGAGAGTGGGAGCTGACCGAGTCAGTGTTCGGGCAGTCACTGGGACTGACTACGGGCAGCAGTCAGATATTTCTGGGACAGTTAGATTAGATTCCTAAACAGTACAATGGGCCAACCAGCCTTGAACACCGTTCAATCCGACGGTGGGCCTTCAGAAACAAATAACAGCCGTTGTTTTTTTGACTTGATGGTCTCTGGCCGTTAGATCGGTATGCTAAGCTGAAATTAGGGACGTaatttgatattaattttgttttgtttattacGAAAGTTGTTTACCGCGTTTGACTGActattatgtttattttgggTACCAGCAAAATTGACACTGTCTAAAATCATCAATGCAAAGACTGCGTCGTTTTCGCCTTCACATAAAAATATGgtgtggtttttatttttatttttcaaagtcaaattaaaatatggaATAAGAGCTTGCATGCATCTTACATGTAAGGAATTATTGTTTGTTTAGGATTAAGTGCTTCATGCCTATTAGAAATACGATCcacaatatattatatttaataataaaagaggAAAGGGAGATTCGAACTTGAAAACTATCGGTTTCGCCCCCTTGTTAAAAACTTTTAATCATAATGGTGCCCACATCAAGAGGGGAGTTGGTAGCTtgtatgttttctttaatGGAGTTTGAGTTAATATTAGAAAATGGAAGGAGCAAATGCATTGATAATCACAATATACATTTGgtagaaccaaaaaaatttgatgggtGTGACAATAACGTTCATCCACTCTTTTTTAATACAATCAATGAATCTTTACAATAACATGGGTCCACAGATTAATTTGTGAAGGAAAGTATAGAATAAAGTCTTTTTGCTTTCTTATTGCCTTCCTTGGGAtcaagttcttttttttttaaatctttctgTGCAAATTCTATATTTAATTGGTTTATTGTAAACAGAGAAAAAATCtctgcaaaaaaaaacttatatacA comes from Prunus dulcis chromosome 6, ALMONDv2, whole genome shotgun sequence and encodes:
- the LOC117631588 gene encoding putative E3 ubiquitin-protein ligase XBAT31 isoform X2 codes for the protein MTATLLFILLLLMARSRWVLLFHWNFIDCFKFFFFWIWGKWVFVSWREFSFLYCGIFLLFLNILSMLLERSVNPDALNRHKQTPLMLAAMHGKISCVEKLLEAGANVLMFDSLHGRTCLHYAAYYGHSDCLQAIISSAHSSPVAVSWGFSRFVNIRDGRGATPLHLAARRSRPECVHILLDNGALVCAATGGYCCPASTPLHLAARGGSLDCIRALLAWGADRIQRDSSGRIPYIVALKHKHGACAAMLNPSSAEPLVWPAPLKFISELNQEAKALLEQALMEANREREKNILKGTAYSLPSPSHSDVGMDDNLSVESDLDLCCICFEQVCTIEVQNCGHQMCAQCTLALCCHNKPNPTTLCVTPPVCPFCRSTIARLVVAKIKIYDDADNDTGDNNSSKLRKARRSRNFSEGSSSFKGLSALGSFGKMGVRGSGRILTENEWVDKP
- the LOC117631588 gene encoding putative E3 ubiquitin-protein ligase XBAT31 isoform X1 encodes the protein MGQGLSCRQSDEHGLFRAVQFGELDTVEALLEREPTLLRHSTVYDRHSALHIAAANGQIEILSMLLERSVNPDALNRHKQTPLMLAAMHGKISCVEKLLEAGANVLMFDSLHGRTCLHYAAYYGHSDCLQAIISSAHSSPVAVSWGFSRFVNIRDGRGATPLHLAARRSRPECVHILLDNGALVCAATGGYCCPASTPLHLAARGGSLDCIRALLAWGADRIQRDSSGRIPYIVALKHKHGACAAMLNPSSAEPLVWPAPLKFISELNQEAKALLEQALMEANREREKNILKGTAYSLPSPSHSDVGMDDNLSVESDLDLCCICFEQVCTIEVQNCGHQMCAQCTLALCCHNKPNPTTLCVTPPVCPFCRSTIARLVVAKIKIYDDADNDTGDNNSSKLRKARRSRNFSEGSSSFKGLSALGSFGKMGVRGSGRILTENEWVDKP
- the LOC117631605 gene encoding uncharacterized protein At3g17950-like, with translation MAQQEEGWPLGLQPMHVRVGLAQNNEFSGSVSFNTLLTGSPTSSTDSSSDLDTESTGSFFHDRSITLGSLIGINNILELSRRSLRGRKTDQVCKDRKSNNSTKFRLCFFSLCSRDSTDGENVNKNNHPPSLGHFLAVERRAANENYRENPPIYGPDDEVALADHQPATQPNSLFVDGQVAPPQSSPWLGSDHVDQRKPVLFSCMCGGQLSQ